One genomic region from Bacillus aquiflavi encodes:
- a CDS encoding L,D-transpeptidase family protein, whose protein sequence is MGLVKKTDKEQGNQFKLLANRWFFISGMIIIIVLIFAGMSYYQTTRFNSNVMINGIKVGGLTAEEAINKLKASKLKNRVFIEEQLILDEKDTPMPFTDQDRSEVKKLLKKQRTFFPSSKVRNYSLTPKKADQFRSQTMKKQVEEKLLSMNESLKGPQDAVVKWEQDKIVISESINGEQYDVAALLKDYQKQIYSSDIHLKPVFIQPIKADDPIIKENTKKLENFMQQTLEYKVQDKVHLLKASELIKSASISKDGKVTIIESDMKNKIAEINDSQSTLNKDFTFKTHSGKVISVKGQGYGWAINVEKETAMIHEAFENGKESISASNIYGNGWNNEGVGYETTTNNGIGDTYAEVSLAEQRIWIYKNGELVVTTNVVTGKQSTNEGTSPGVWYILYKRTPYTLRGSAVGNPNYSADVNYWAPFTNDGQGFHDASWRTNWANDAYLSDGSAGCVNTPPSEMKSVYDHLNTYDPVVVY, encoded by the coding sequence ATGGGTTTAGTAAAAAAGACAGATAAAGAACAAGGTAATCAATTCAAACTGCTTGCAAATCGGTGGTTTTTTATTTCTGGCATGATCATTATTATTGTCCTAATATTTGCGGGAATGAGTTATTATCAAACAACCCGATTCAATTCGAACGTCATGATTAATGGCATAAAAGTCGGCGGACTGACGGCTGAAGAGGCAATAAATAAATTAAAAGCCTCAAAATTAAAAAACAGAGTCTTTATAGAAGAGCAACTCATCTTAGATGAAAAAGATACACCAATGCCTTTTACGGATCAAGATAGATCTGAGGTTAAGAAATTATTGAAAAAACAACGGACGTTTTTCCCTTCCTCAAAAGTGAGAAATTATTCGTTGACACCTAAAAAGGCGGATCAATTTCGAAGTCAAACGATGAAAAAGCAAGTTGAAGAAAAGCTGCTATCCATGAATGAGAGCTTAAAAGGACCACAAGATGCAGTGGTAAAATGGGAACAGGACAAAATTGTCATCTCGGAAAGTATAAATGGGGAGCAGTATGATGTCGCCGCTTTATTAAAAGATTATCAAAAACAAATATATTCTAGTGATATCCATCTAAAACCCGTATTTATTCAGCCAATCAAAGCAGACGATCCGATTATTAAAGAAAATACAAAAAAATTGGAGAATTTCATGCAACAAACACTTGAATATAAGGTGCAGGACAAAGTGCATCTTTTAAAAGCAAGTGAACTCATTAAAAGTGCCTCCATTTCAAAAGACGGGAAGGTAACAATTATCGAAAGTGACATGAAGAACAAAATAGCTGAAATTAATGATTCACAATCAACATTAAATAAAGATTTTACATTTAAGACGCATTCAGGCAAGGTCATTTCAGTTAAAGGACAAGGTTATGGGTGGGCAATAAATGTTGAGAAAGAAACGGCGATGATTCATGAAGCTTTTGAAAACGGAAAAGAATCGATTTCTGCTTCTAATATTTACGGAAATGGTTGGAACAATGAAGGGGTCGGCTATGAAACGACAACGAATAATGGCATTGGTGATACGTATGCTGAAGTATCACTTGCGGAACAGCGTATTTGGATTTATAAAAATGGGGAACTGGTAGTCACAACGAATGTAGTGACCGGGAAACAGAGCACGAATGAAGGAACATCTCCTGGAGTTTGGTATATCCTATATAAACGAACACCATACACACTTAGGGGCAGTGCAGTAGGGAATCCTAATTACTCCGCTGACGTAAACTACTGGGCGCCATTTACAAACGACGGGCAAGGATTCCATGATGCCAGTTGGCGAACAAACTGGGCAAATGATGCCTATCTTTCGGATGGTTCGGCCGGATGCGTCAACACGCCCCCAAGTGAAATGAAAAGCGTGTATGATCATCTCAACACTTACGATCCGGTTGTTGTTTATTAA
- a CDS encoding malate:quinone oxidoreductase, which yields MSVKQTKTDVILIGAGTMSATLGSLLKELAPEWEIKVFEKLAGPGEESSNEWNNAGTGHSALCELNYTPEKSDGSIDIRKAVKVNEQFQLSRQFWSYLVNNNLIQNPQEFIMPLPHMSLVEGEKNVTFLKKRFEALSNNPLFQGMEFSDDPGKLKEWVPLIMEGRTSNEPIAATKIDSGTDVNFGALTRALFDHLKRKNVEVHYKHSVQSIKRTSEGSWKVKVKDIKSGEIQYHIAKFVFIGAGGGSLPLLQKTGIPESKHIGGFPVSGLFMVCKNPEVIAQHEAKVYGKAKVGAPPMSVPHLDTRFIDNKKTLLFGPFAGFSPKFLKTGSNLDLISSVKPNNVLTMLAAGVKEMKLTKYLIQQVMLSNEKRMEELREFIPNAKIEDWDTVVAGQRVQVIKDTDAGKGTLQFGTEVVSAADGSIAALLGASPGASTAVHVMLEVLEKCFPQHMKEWEPKIKEMIPSYGVSLMENPELFEEIHTSTSRILGLSRELQLQLS from the coding sequence ATGAGCGTCAAACAAACTAAAACAGACGTTATCTTAATTGGTGCAGGAACTATGAGTGCGACTTTAGGATCCTTATTAAAAGAATTGGCACCAGAATGGGAAATCAAAGTGTTTGAGAAACTCGCGGGCCCAGGAGAAGAAAGTTCTAACGAATGGAACAATGCGGGTACAGGCCATTCTGCACTGTGCGAGCTTAACTATACACCCGAAAAATCTGACGGATCCATAGATATTAGAAAAGCTGTAAAAGTGAATGAACAGTTTCAGCTTTCTAGACAGTTCTGGTCTTATCTTGTAAACAACAATCTAATTCAAAACCCGCAAGAATTTATTATGCCTTTACCACATATGAGTTTAGTAGAAGGGGAAAAGAATGTAACGTTTTTGAAAAAACGCTTTGAGGCATTATCAAACAATCCCCTGTTTCAAGGAATGGAATTTTCCGATGATCCTGGAAAATTGAAAGAATGGGTTCCGCTTATTATGGAAGGGCGTACATCGAACGAACCGATAGCGGCAACAAAAATTGACTCTGGAACGGATGTCAACTTTGGTGCTTTAACACGTGCGTTGTTTGACCACTTAAAGAGAAAAAATGTTGAAGTTCACTACAAACATAGTGTACAAAGTATCAAACGTACAAGCGAAGGTTCTTGGAAAGTGAAAGTAAAAGATATTAAAAGCGGAGAAATTCAATACCATATTGCAAAATTCGTTTTTATCGGTGCTGGGGGCGGAAGTTTACCTTTACTGCAAAAAACGGGTATTCCTGAATCAAAACATATTGGGGGCTTCCCTGTGAGCGGACTATTCATGGTCTGTAAAAATCCGGAGGTTATAGCACAGCACGAGGCAAAAGTGTACGGTAAAGCCAAGGTAGGTGCTCCTCCAATGTCTGTCCCTCATTTGGATACAAGATTTATTGACAATAAGAAAACTTTGTTGTTTGGACCGTTTGCCGGTTTCTCACCAAAGTTTTTAAAAACGGGTTCAAATCTTGATCTGATCAGTTCTGTAAAACCAAATAATGTCCTCACAATGTTGGCAGCAGGTGTAAAAGAGATGAAATTGACAAAATACCTGATCCAGCAAGTGATGTTATCGAATGAAAAGCGCATGGAAGAATTACGCGAATTTATTCCGAATGCCAAAATTGAGGATTGGGATACAGTGGTAGCAGGACAGCGTGTACAAGTCATCAAAGATACGGATGCAGGCAAAGGCACTCTTCAGTTTGGTACAGAAGTTGTTAGTGCTGCTGATGGCTCAATCGCTGCATTGCTTGGGGCTTCTCCAGGTGCTTCAACCGCTGTTCACGTTATGCTTGAAGTATTAGAAAAATGCTTCCCGCAACATATGAAAGAGTGGGAACCAAAAATAAAGGAAATGATTCCTTCTTATGGCGTATCACTTATGGAAAATCCTGAGCTTTTCGAGGAGATTCATACTTCAACATCACGGATACTTGGTCTAAGCAGAGAGTTACAATTACAGCTATCATAG
- a CDS encoding LysR family transcriptional regulator substrate-binding protein yields the protein MEKSKEMLGLESGNIRIGTFSSVSCHWLPSLMKDFKQIYPSVHFQLQQGDYTSIVQYIKEGSVDFGFVNPKAAGGLQTVPLKEDEMLAVLPVHHSLADHRIVTLEDISKEPFILLEEGELSEPLEIFKENDLHPNIQYRVHDDYTIMSMVENDLGISILPQLILNKVSYRLVTKEITPPIVRTIGIAYKNKKKLPIASRYFIDFMIDKFGQTP from the coding sequence ATGGAGAAAAGTAAGGAGATGCTCGGGCTTGAAAGCGGAAATATTCGAATAGGGACTTTTTCTAGCGTTTCTTGTCATTGGCTGCCAAGTTTAATGAAGGATTTTAAACAAATTTATCCGTCTGTTCATTTTCAATTACAGCAAGGTGATTACACAAGTATCGTGCAGTACATTAAAGAGGGAAGTGTAGATTTTGGTTTCGTAAATCCAAAAGCAGCGGGGGGATTGCAAACCGTTCCTTTAAAAGAAGATGAAATGTTGGCAGTGCTTCCTGTTCATCATTCGCTTGCGGATCATAGGATCGTCACTTTGGAGGATATTTCAAAGGAACCCTTTATCCTTTTAGAGGAAGGCGAATTAAGTGAGCCATTGGAAATTTTTAAAGAGAATGATTTACATCCAAATATTCAATATCGCGTACATGATGATTATACAATTATGTCCATGGTCGAAAATGATCTAGGAATTTCTATTTTGCCACAGCTCATCCTTAATAAAGTCAGCTATCGCCTTGTAACAAAGGAAATCACTCCTCCCATTGTCCGTACGATCGGGATTGCGTATAAAAATAAAAAAAAATTACCAATTGCTAGCAGGTATTTTATTGATTTTATGATCGATAAGTTTGGTCAAACGCCTTGA
- a CDS encoding LysR family transcriptional regulator, which produces MNRYEVFMKVVEKGSFTKAAEELGYSQSAVSQMIQTLEDELSTMLISRSRKGVTLTPDGREFFPLYHKYSSFI; this is translated from the coding sequence ATGAATCGTTATGAAGTCTTTATGAAGGTCGTTGAAAAAGGAAGTTTTACAAAAGCAGCGGAAGAATTGGGATATTCGCAATCGGCTGTTAGCCAGATGATTCAAACTTTAGAGGATGAACTTTCTACAATGTTAATCTCTCGGTCCCGCAAAGGGGTCACACTAACCCCTGATGGGAGGGAATTTTTTCCCCTTTATCACAAATATTCATCATTCATATAG
- a CDS encoding AzlC family ABC transporter permease, translating to MKTNRRAWRSGIKVGIPIGLGYFAVSFTFGIIAKQAGLNPFEAGIMSATNFTSAGQFAGLTLIATVATILEITLTQLIINSRYFLMSFALSQKIDPNTPFFHRLILAFGITDEVFGVSVAAPGKLNPFYTYGVMSVALPGWVLGTLLGIISGNVLPERLMSALSIALYGMLLAVIIPPAKGNKILSGLIVISMGLSLLFAVLPFLQTISSGVKIIVLTFLIAGIAAFLFPIKEHSHE from the coding sequence ATGAAAACTAACCGGAGAGCATGGAGAAGCGGGATAAAGGTCGGCATTCCAATTGGACTTGGTTATTTTGCGGTTTCCTTTACCTTTGGAATTATTGCAAAACAAGCAGGACTCAACCCGTTTGAAGCAGGTATTATGTCTGCGACGAACTTCACGTCAGCTGGCCAATTTGCGGGACTTACGTTAATTGCCACTGTTGCAACAATATTGGAAATTACATTGACACAATTGATTATTAACTCCAGATATTTTCTGATGTCTTTTGCCTTATCGCAAAAGATTGATCCAAACACGCCTTTTTTCCATCGACTTATTTTGGCGTTTGGAATAACGGATGAAGTTTTCGGGGTATCCGTGGCCGCTCCTGGGAAGTTGAACCCCTTTTATACTTATGGAGTGATGAGCGTGGCATTACCTGGATGGGTGCTTGGCACACTTTTGGGGATTATTTCTGGAAATGTCTTGCCAGAAAGATTGATGAGTGCTTTAAGTATTGCCTTGTACGGAATGTTGCTTGCCGTAATTATCCCTCCTGCCAAAGGAAATAAAATCTTGTCAGGATTGATTGTGATTTCGATGGGGCTAAGCCTTTTATTTGCCGTACTCCCATTCCTTCAGACCATTTCATCTGGAGTGAAAATCATCGTCTTAACGTTTCTTATCGCCGGCATTGCAGCCTTTCTATTTCCCATAAAGGAGCATTCTCATGAATAA
- a CDS encoding AzlD domain-containing protein, producing MNNVYVYILVMAGVTYLIRVLPLTLVRKEITNIYIKSFLYYVPYVTLAVMIFPAILEATATPWSALVGFAVAILFAYRGASLITVSLLACLAVFVVELVL from the coding sequence ATGAATAATGTGTATGTCTATATATTAGTGATGGCAGGTGTAACCTATCTCATCAGAGTGCTGCCGCTCACCCTTGTCCGTAAAGAAATTACAAATATCTATATTAAATCATTTCTATACTACGTCCCATACGTAACGTTAGCGGTCATGATTTTCCCAGCTATATTAGAAGCAACGGCTACACCTTGGTCCGCATTAGTTGGCTTTGCGGTAGCTATTCTTTTTGCCTATCGCGGGGCCAGCTTGATAACCGTTTCGCTTTTGGCTTGTTTAGCTGTTTTTGTGGTAGAGTTGGTTTTGTAG
- the ahpC gene encoding alkyl hydroperoxide reductase subunit C: MSLIGTEVKPFKATAYQNGEFIEVTEENLKGKWSVVCFYPADFTFVCPTELEDLQDHYEALKELEVEVYSVSTDTHFTHKAWHDSSETIGKITYPMIGDPSHTISRNFDVLVEEEGHADRGTFIIDPDGIIQAVEINADGIGRDASTLINKIKAAQYVRNHPGEVCPAKWKEGSETLKPSLDLVGKI, from the coding sequence ATGTCTTTAATTGGAACAGAAGTAAAACCATTCAAAGCAACTGCTTATCAAAATGGGGAATTTATTGAGGTTACTGAAGAAAACTTAAAAGGGAAATGGAGTGTAGTTTGCTTTTATCCAGCAGATTTTACATTCGTGTGTCCAACTGAGCTAGAAGATCTACAAGATCATTACGAAGCCTTAAAAGAACTTGAGGTTGAAGTGTACTCCGTTTCAACAGATACTCATTTTACACATAAAGCTTGGCATGATTCATCAGAAACAATCGGCAAAATTACTTATCCGATGATCGGTGATCCTTCACATACAATTTCTCGGAACTTTGACGTTCTAGTTGAGGAAGAGGGTCATGCCGACCGCGGTACTTTTATAATCGATCCCGACGGTATCATTCAAGCTGTTGAAATTAATGCAGATGGCATTGGGCGTGACGCCAGCACTCTTATTAACAAGATTAAAGCAGCACAATACGTTCGAAACCATCCGGGTGAAGTTTGCCCAGCAAAATGGAAAGAAGGTTCTGAAACACTAAAACCAAGCCTTGACCTAGTAGGAAAAATTTAA
- the ahpF gene encoding alkyl hydroperoxide reductase subunit F — translation MMLNAEIKAQLNQYLQLMEDDVLIKVSAGSDEISKNMLELLDEITTMSSKITVEHTELPRTPSFSVNRVGEDTGITFAGVPLGHEFTSFVLALLQVSGRAPKVDQNVIDQIKSISGTYHFESYISLSCNNCPDVVQALNLMSIFNPGITHTMIDGAAFKEEVENKNIMAVPAVYLNGEFFNSGRMTLEEILAKMGNAPDAAELANKDPYDVLVVGGGPAGASAAIYAARKGIRTGIVAERFGGQIMDTMGIENFISVKYTEGRKLAASLEEHVKEYEIDVMNLQRAKRLDKKDFIEIELENGAVLKSKTVILSTGARWRNVGVPGETEFKNKGVAYCPHCDGPLFAGKHVAVIGGGNSGIEAAIDLAGIVKHVTVLEYNQELKADAVLQERLYSLPNVTVLKNVETKEITGTDKVNGITYIERDTEAVKQIELQGVFVQIGLVPNTDWLGDTIERNKVGEIVVDNRSATSIPGVFAAGDCTNSPYKQIIISMGSGANAALGAVDYLIRN, via the coding sequence ATTATGCTAAATGCAGAGATAAAAGCACAATTAAATCAATATCTTCAACTGATGGAAGATGATGTACTGATCAAAGTTAGTGCAGGATCCGATGAGATATCTAAAAACATGTTAGAGCTTTTGGATGAAATAACAACAATGTCATCGAAAATTACTGTAGAACACACTGAGCTGCCAAGAACACCAAGCTTTAGTGTAAATCGGGTAGGGGAAGACACCGGAATCACTTTCGCCGGTGTCCCTTTAGGGCATGAGTTTACTTCATTCGTATTAGCTCTGTTACAAGTTAGCGGAAGAGCCCCAAAAGTCGATCAAAACGTAATTGATCAAATTAAAAGCATTAGCGGTACGTATCATTTTGAGTCTTATATTAGCCTAAGCTGTAACAACTGTCCTGATGTTGTGCAAGCATTGAACTTAATGAGCATCTTCAATCCTGGCATTACACATACGATGATTGATGGTGCGGCATTTAAAGAAGAAGTAGAAAACAAAAACATTATGGCAGTACCAGCAGTTTACCTAAATGGAGAATTCTTTAACAGCGGACGTATGACACTTGAAGAGATTCTTGCCAAAATGGGAAATGCTCCGGACGCAGCAGAGCTTGCGAATAAAGACCCATACGATGTTCTTGTTGTTGGGGGCGGTCCAGCCGGTGCAAGTGCAGCGATCTACGCAGCACGCAAAGGCATTCGTACCGGCATTGTTGCTGAACGTTTTGGCGGTCAAATCATGGACACAATGGGTATCGAGAACTTCATTAGTGTTAAGTATACCGAAGGTCGCAAGCTTGCAGCCAGTCTTGAAGAACATGTGAAAGAGTATGAAATTGATGTGATGAATTTACAGCGCGCGAAACGTTTAGATAAGAAAGACTTCATTGAAATTGAACTAGAAAACGGTGCAGTTTTAAAGAGTAAGACTGTCATTCTATCAACAGGTGCTCGTTGGCGCAATGTTGGTGTACCAGGCGAAACAGAATTCAAAAACAAAGGTGTAGCATACTGCCCTCATTGTGATGGTCCATTATTTGCAGGCAAGCATGTAGCGGTTATTGGCGGCGGGAATTCTGGCATTGAAGCAGCGATTGATCTTGCAGGCATTGTAAAACATGTAACAGTTCTTGAGTATAATCAAGAGTTAAAAGCTGATGCTGTATTACAAGAACGGCTTTACAGCTTGCCAAATGTAACTGTTCTAAAGAACGTTGAAACAAAGGAAATTACCGGCACCGACAAGGTAAACGGCATTACCTACATTGAACGTGATACAGAAGCAGTCAAACAGATTGAATTGCAGGGAGTATTTGTTCAGATTGGCCTAGTACCAAATACCGATTGGTTAGGTGACACGATTGAACGTAATAAAGTCGGTGAAATCGTGGTCGATAATCGTAGTGCTACGAGCATACCTGGAGTGTTTGCAGCAGGAGACTGTACGAATAGTCCATACAAGCAGATTATTATTTCGATGGGATCAGGTGCGAATGCGGCTTTAGGTGCAGTCGACTACCTCATCCGAAATTAA
- a CDS encoding DUF1910 domain-containing protein: MRDNLKNITYFKKYLENENRKIMKYKAMADKVRIQRGEEDAGLKRAYIVIQNSYFNKLNCLYSMGAPIDEIKLLYPEIIEVMGKIWNKESGYVRLVWMLSIGVMINVSQNNIHQLQKLVQNANLNDYLVHFLFNSIDKNWRKTAKEFLFTDRIAYSMM; encoded by the coding sequence GTGAGAGATAATCTTAAAAATATAACTTATTTCAAAAAGTATTTAGAAAATGAAAATCGTAAAATAATGAAGTATAAAGCAATGGCGGATAAAGTAAGAATACAACGAGGAGAAGAGGATGCTGGACTGAAAAGAGCATATATTGTCATTCAGAATAGTTACTTTAATAAATTAAATTGTTTATACTCTATGGGAGCTCCAATTGATGAAATTAAATTATTATATCCTGAGATTATTGAAGTAATGGGTAAAATTTGGAATAAAGAAAGTGGTTATGTTAGATTAGTATGGATGTTATCTATTGGAGTTATGATTAACGTTTCACAAAACAATATTCATCAACTACAAAAGCTAGTTCAAAATGCTAATTTAAATGATTATTTAGTTCATTTTTTATTTAATTCTATAGATAAAAATTGGAGGAAAACAGCAAAAGAGTTTTTATTTACAGACCGTATAGCGTACTCTATGATGTAA
- a CDS encoding pentapeptide repeat-containing protein, which yields MYANLVEKIKLHDLFLKTIGSAGQKLVLDEIDLTKVNFSNLDLTESTLIECNFSGVKLIKTDFFRAELYSSNFKNTSIQEVTFTKSKADYASFKSARILMSNFSKADLYETDFSCSTISSSKFISSGLQKTNFTGSKLDNIDFELSVIDETIFSDSKLNNLKKYRKKQSLSQLTLGLLNSQSS from the coding sequence ATGTATGCTAATCTAGTAGAAAAAATAAAATTGCATGATTTATTTTTAAAAACCATAGGAAGTGCTGGCCAAAAATTAGTATTAGATGAAATAGATTTAACAAAAGTTAATTTTTCAAACTTAGATTTAACTGAGAGTACACTAATTGAGTGTAATTTTAGTGGTGTGAAACTGATAAAAACTGATTTTTTTAGAGCAGAACTATATTCGTCAAATTTTAAAAATACGAGTATACAAGAAGTCACTTTTACAAAATCAAAAGCTGATTATGCCTCTTTTAAAAGTGCAAGAATACTGATGTCTAATTTTTCTAAAGCAGATTTATATGAAACAGATTTTTCCTGCTCAACTATCTCTAGTAGTAAATTTATTTCCAGTGGATTGCAAAAAACGAATTTTACTGGTTCAAAATTAGATAATATAGATTTTGAGTTATCAGTTATAGATGAAACGATCTTTTCCGATTCAAAATTAAATAATTTAAAAAAATATAGAAAAAAGCAATCGTTATCTCAATTAACATTGGGACTGCTGAACAGCCAATCATCTTAG
- the brxL gene encoding protease Lon-related BREX system protein BrxL has product MDEKVEENMTLDLDKKLNSVFAGRVVRKDLTKLIKEGANVPVYVLEYLLGMYCATDDEESIREGVERVKKILSDNFVRPDEAEKIKSRIRELGQYSIIDKVTVTLNPKIDTYEAEFSNLGLKGVPIASNFVKEYDKLLVGGIWCMVKIDYFYDEEVRVMNPFSVSSLQPIQMPNMDINEVFEGRKKFTKDEWIDVLIRSTGMEPTQLEERVKWHLLLRLVPLVENNYNMCELGPRGTGKSHVYKEISPNSILVSGGQSTVANLFYNMSTRKIGLVGLWDCVAFDEVAGIRFKDKDGIQIMKDYMASGSFARGKEEKNASASMVFVGNINQSVDVLLKTSHLFAPFPEEMANDTAFFDRMHYYMPGWEIPKMRPDFFTDKYGFIVDYIAEFFREMRKRSFADSIDRFYKLGNNLNQRDTVAVRKTVSGMVKLIYPHGEYTKEDIEEILQYALEGRRRVKEQLKKIGGMEFYDVMFSYLDKETMAEEYVSVPEQGGGKLIPEGMGKPGHVYVVGQSDSGMIGVYKLENQVVSGIGKFDKSGLGSHRGAKESLDTAFRFFTANSKAISNTISTKTKDYLMHVSDLQGIGLSGELAIAELIGLCSGALDKPVQESTVVIGNMTVGGTIAKVEEFANVLQVCVDAGAKKVLIPASSVMDLQTVPPDLLVKVQPVFFADPIDAVFKALGVS; this is encoded by the coding sequence ATGGATGAAAAAGTAGAGGAGAATATGACACTTGATCTTGATAAAAAGTTAAATAGTGTCTTTGCAGGTCGAGTTGTTCGTAAAGATTTGACGAAGCTCATTAAAGAAGGGGCAAACGTTCCTGTCTATGTTCTTGAATACTTGCTTGGGATGTACTGTGCAACTGATGATGAAGAAAGTATTCGAGAAGGTGTTGAGCGGGTTAAAAAAATCCTTTCTGATAATTTTGTCCGCCCAGATGAAGCGGAAAAGATTAAATCACGTATTCGAGAGCTTGGGCAGTATTCAATAATAGATAAAGTGACGGTTACGCTGAATCCGAAAATTGACACTTATGAGGCTGAATTTTCAAACTTAGGGTTAAAGGGAGTGCCAATCGCTTCAAACTTCGTAAAAGAATATGACAAGCTTTTGGTGGGCGGAATTTGGTGTATGGTCAAAATTGATTATTTTTACGATGAAGAAGTAAGGGTTATGAACCCATTCAGTGTAAGTAGCCTACAGCCGATTCAAATGCCGAACATGGACATCAATGAGGTCTTTGAAGGCAGAAAGAAATTTACAAAGGATGAGTGGATTGACGTTCTTATCCGTTCTACAGGGATGGAGCCTACGCAATTAGAAGAAAGAGTAAAGTGGCATCTACTTCTACGTCTCGTTCCACTTGTTGAAAATAATTACAATATGTGTGAATTGGGACCAAGAGGAACGGGAAAATCGCATGTATACAAGGAAATCTCGCCAAATTCCATCCTTGTGTCAGGCGGTCAATCAACGGTGGCGAACCTTTTCTATAATATGTCCACCCGTAAAATCGGCCTTGTTGGACTATGGGATTGTGTGGCGTTTGATGAAGTAGCAGGTATTCGCTTTAAAGATAAAGATGGCATTCAAATTATGAAGGACTACATGGCATCAGGATCCTTTGCCAGAGGGAAGGAAGAGAAGAACGCCTCGGCATCTATGGTATTTGTCGGGAATATTAACCAGAGTGTCGATGTATTGCTGAAGACGTCTCATCTTTTCGCTCCATTTCCCGAAGAAATGGCGAATGATACCGCATTTTTTGATCGGATGCATTACTACATGCCAGGTTGGGAAATTCCCAAAATGCGGCCCGACTTCTTTACAGATAAATACGGGTTTATTGTAGATTATATCGCTGAATTCTTTAGGGAAATGCGAAAACGCTCATTCGCCGATTCCATTGATCGCTTTTACAAACTTGGCAATAATTTGAATCAACGGGATACGGTTGCTGTGCGGAAAACGGTATCGGGTATGGTGAAACTGATTTATCCTCATGGTGAATACACGAAAGAAGATATCGAGGAAATTTTACAATATGCTCTTGAAGGTCGCCGTCGTGTAAAGGAACAGCTCAAGAAAATAGGGGGCATGGAGTTCTATGATGTCATGTTCTCGTATCTTGATAAAGAAACGATGGCTGAGGAATATGTCTCTGTACCCGAACAAGGGGGCGGTAAGCTGATTCCTGAGGGAATGGGTAAGCCTGGGCATGTGTATGTCGTCGGTCAAAGTGATTCGGGCATGATCGGCGTTTACAAGCTTGAAAACCAAGTCGTGAGCGGAATAGGTAAGTTTGATAAATCAGGACTTGGCTCCCATCGAGGTGCAAAGGAAAGTTTAGATACGGCCTTTCGCTTCTTTACGGCAAATAGTAAGGCTATAAGCAATACGATTAGCACGAAAACGAAAGATTACTTAATGCATGTTAGCGATTTGCAAGGGATTGGCTTATCAGGGGAGCTTGCGATAGCGGAGTTGATTGGGCTTTGCTCAGGAGCTTTAGACAAGCCTGTACAAGAAAGCACCGTTGTTATTGGCAACATGACCGTAGGAGGCACAATTGCAAAAGTAGAAGAATTTGCGAACGTCTTGCAAGTATGTGTCGATGCAGGAGCGAAGAAGGTGTTGATACCAGCATCATCAGTCATGGATTTGCAAACTGTTCCCCCAGATTTATTAGTCAAAGTACAGCCAGTGTTTTTTGCGGATCCGATTGATGCGGTATTTAAGGCTTTGGGGGTAAGTTAA